From one Flavobacteriales bacterium genomic stretch:
- a CDS encoding helix-turn-helix domain-containing protein, producing the protein MYQKSITEDWSAMSDTAIVNRICSQLRQIRLDQNITQEELAERSGLGRATISRIEKGQSVSLLTLIQLLRALNRLDLLDAFQSVSPEISPLQLLKEQKPQRYRASGKRHTTDKNDSAW; encoded by the coding sequence ATGTATCAGAAAAGCATCACAGAAGACTGGTCGGCCATGAGTGACACGGCCATTGTGAACCGCATCTGTTCGCAATTGCGCCAAATACGTCTCGACCAGAACATCACACAGGAAGAACTGGCCGAACGTTCTGGGCTTGGTCGTGCCACCATCAGTCGCATCGAAAAAGGACAATCGGTTTCATTGCTCACGCTCATTCAATTGCTACGTGCCTTGAACCGCCTCGACCTACTCGATGCCTTCCAAAGCGTTTCTCCAGAAATCAGTCCGCTGCAATTGCTGAAAGAGCAGAAACCGCAGCGTTACCGTGCTTCGGGCAAACGACACACTACCGATAAAAACGATTCCGCATGGTAG
- a CDS encoding M1 family peptidase gives MRRFALSFFILFPFFVNAQQSARDKFEQLGTELPTPNVYRTASGAPGHEYYQQQVDYDMKVELDDETQRIYGSSTITYVNNSPDELTYLWLQLDQNVRAQDSDSKKIETGTISDRMNFGDLARMHNNFDGGFKIEYVKDGAGNDLPYTIVKTMMRVDLPKPLKAKGKTSIKLKWWYNINDRMEIGGRSGYEFFPEDGNYLYTIAQWFPRLCVYNEVEGWQHKQFLGRGEFALPFGDYKVDITVPADHIVGATGFCQNYSQVLTAEQKQRFDEAKNADEPVIIVTQSEAEENEKEGTKDKKTWTFKATNVRDFAFASSRKFIWDAMGVEIAGKKVMAMSYYPKEGNPLWEQYSTRVVAHTLRTYSKHTIDYPYPVAISVHARSIGMEYPMICFNFGRPEKDGTYSDYIKYRMIGVITHEVGHNFFPMIINSDERQWTWMDEGLNSFVEYLAEISWDKDFPVRRGPAPNIVDYMKGDKSGMVPIMTNSESIKQFGNNAYGKPATALNILRETILGRELFDYAFKEYARRWAFKHPTPADLFRTMEDASGVDLDWFWSGWFYTTNHCDQSLDAVKWFQIDTKDPAVEKPLAKKRDEAKEVYISDIRNETAYQSVVEKDAKTRDFYNNEYDPYRWTILDSEEYDKYLASLDNEEKELLNSGLNYYEIDLSSPGELVMPVIFEFEFADGTKEVHRIPAEIWKMNDKNISKVFYSKKELVRVVLDPFLETADVDRNNNYWPPKQEPTRFELFKSSHHDSENPMQRAKRAKERGN, from the coding sequence ATGAGACGATTTGCCCTTTCTTTTTTCATCCTTTTTCCGTTTTTCGTCAATGCCCAGCAATCTGCGCGAGACAAGTTTGAACAGTTGGGAACCGAACTTCCCACACCTAATGTTTATCGCACGGCAAGTGGCGCGCCTGGCCACGAATACTACCAGCAGCAGGTAGATTACGACATGAAAGTGGAGCTGGACGATGAGACGCAACGCATCTATGGTTCGAGTACCATCACATACGTCAACAATTCGCCAGATGAATTGACTTATCTGTGGTTGCAATTGGATCAGAACGTTCGGGCGCAGGACAGCGATTCGAAGAAGATTGAAACGGGAACAATCAGTGATCGCATGAACTTCGGTGATCTGGCGCGCATGCACAACAATTTCGATGGCGGGTTCAAGATCGAGTATGTGAAAGACGGAGCAGGAAATGACCTGCCATACACGATTGTGAAAACCATGATGCGCGTGGATCTGCCGAAACCATTGAAAGCCAAAGGCAAGACGAGCATCAAACTGAAGTGGTGGTACAACATCAACGACCGTATGGAAATCGGTGGTCGTTCTGGGTATGAGTTTTTCCCCGAGGATGGAAATTACCTCTACACCATTGCGCAATGGTTTCCAAGACTGTGCGTTTACAACGAAGTTGAAGGATGGCAGCACAAGCAGTTCTTGGGCCGTGGTGAGTTTGCGCTTCCATTCGGAGATTATAAGGTCGATATCACCGTTCCAGCGGATCACATTGTAGGCGCAACAGGCTTTTGCCAGAACTACAGCCAAGTGCTAACTGCCGAACAGAAGCAACGTTTCGATGAGGCGAAGAACGCGGATGAACCCGTCATCATCGTTACGCAAAGCGAAGCCGAGGAGAACGAAAAGGAAGGAACCAAAGACAAGAAAACGTGGACGTTTAAAGCAACCAACGTGCGTGACTTTGCCTTTGCGTCATCACGTAAATTCATCTGGGACGCGATGGGCGTGGAGATCGCGGGCAAGAAGGTGATGGCGATGAGCTATTACCCGAAAGAGGGAAATCCGCTTTGGGAGCAGTATTCTACCAGAGTTGTCGCTCATACGCTACGAACCTACAGCAAACACACCATCGATTACCCGTATCCCGTGGCCATTTCGGTTCATGCAAGATCCATCGGAATGGAGTATCCGATGATCTGCTTCAACTTCGGACGACCAGAAAAGGACGGAACGTATTCCGATTACATCAAGTATCGGATGATCGGGGTGATCACGCATGAGGTCGGGCACAATTTCTTCCCCATGATCATCAATTCGGATGAGCGCCAATGGACATGGATGGACGAAGGGCTGAACTCATTCGTGGAGTATTTGGCGGAGATCTCATGGGACAAGGATTTCCCTGTACGCAGAGGTCCTGCACCGAACATTGTCGATTATATGAAGGGCGATAAGAGCGGCATGGTGCCGATTATGACCAACAGCGAGAGCATCAAGCAGTTCGGGAACAACGCTTACGGAAAACCTGCCACGGCCCTGAACATTCTGCGTGAGACGATTCTTGGTCGTGAGTTGTTTGATTACGCCTTTAAGGAATATGCAAGACGTTGGGCGTTCAAACACCCGACACCCGCAGACCTGTTCCGCACTATGGAAGATGCTTCGGGTGTGGATCTTGATTGGTTCTGGAGCGGTTGGTTCTACACCACCAATCATTGCGATCAAAGTCTGGACGCGGTAAAATGGTTCCAAATAGACACGAAAGACCCAGCGGTTGAAAAGCCGTTGGCCAAAAAACGCGATGAGGCGAAGGAGGTTTACATCAGCGATATCCGCAACGAAACAGCCTACCAAAGCGTGGTGGAGAAGGACGCGAAGACCCGCGATTTCTACAATAATGAATACGACCCTTACAGGTGGACGATCCTTGATTCTGAGGAGTATGACAAGTACTTGGCGAGTTTGGATAATGAAGAGAAAGAATTGCTCAACTCTGGGTTGAACTACTACGAAATTGACCTTTCATCGCCTGGCGAATTGGTCATGCCAGTCATCTTCGAGTTTGAGTTTGCGGATGGCACCAAGGAAGTGCATCGCATTCCTGCCGAGATATGGAAGATGAACGATAAGAACATCAGCAAGGTCTTCTATTCCAAAAAGGAACTGGTACGTGTTGTACTCGATCCATTTTTGGAAACAGCGGATGTGGACCGTAACAACAATTATTGGCCGCCAAAGCAGGAACCGACACGGTTTGAGCTGTTCAAATCCAGCCATCACGACAGTGAAAACCCCATGCAGCGCGCCAAACGCGCCAAGGAAAGGGGGAATTGA
- a CDS encoding type II toxin-antitoxin system HipA family toxin, protein MVVAEVLLWGIRVGAVAWNEAANHGVFEFETDFLKQDLDVAPLKMPLAEARNGKRIFLFPSLNPETYQGLPGLLADSLPDKFGNRLIEEWLSRQGRTVQSMNPIEKLCYIGSRGMGALEFKPAIASFEQESEPLQVDELVQLASDILHQRNALKTNLDNPKNHGIEDIIRVGTSAGGARAKAIIAYNPQTGDVRSGQAQQSEGYEHWIIKFDGVSNDLLGDPQGYGRIEYAYHLMAKECGINMTECRLLEEGGRAHFMTKRFDRSGPEKLHMQTLCGMAHFDYNMPNVYSYEQAFQVMRQLRLPYPDAEELFRRMVFNVICFNCDDHTKNISFLMNKRGEWKLSPAYDVTYAYNPDNRWLKQHQLSVNGKRENIYRADLLKVASEMNIKKPLEIISAVQEAASKWNEFASTAGIPETQAESIGRLINS, encoded by the coding sequence ATGGTAGTGGCCGAAGTGCTTCTTTGGGGAATTCGCGTAGGTGCGGTTGCGTGGAACGAGGCCGCCAATCATGGTGTTTTCGAATTCGAAACTGATTTTCTGAAGCAGGATTTGGACGTTGCTCCGTTGAAAATGCCATTGGCCGAGGCTCGGAACGGAAAGCGCATCTTTCTGTTTCCTTCGCTCAACCCCGAAACATATCAAGGATTGCCTGGCCTGCTGGCCGACAGTCTGCCTGACAAATTCGGTAACCGCTTGATCGAGGAATGGCTCTCGCGACAAGGACGAACCGTGCAAAGCATGAACCCAATAGAAAAGCTCTGCTACATCGGTTCACGCGGAATGGGTGCGCTGGAATTCAAACCCGCCATTGCTTCGTTTGAGCAGGAATCTGAGCCGCTACAGGTTGATGAGTTGGTGCAATTGGCCAGCGATATTCTGCATCAACGCAATGCGCTCAAAACCAATTTGGACAATCCCAAAAATCACGGTATTGAAGACATTATCCGTGTGGGAACTTCCGCTGGCGGAGCGCGTGCCAAGGCCATTATTGCCTACAATCCGCAAACAGGTGATGTGCGTTCGGGGCAGGCACAACAGTCGGAAGGCTACGAACATTGGATCATCAAATTTGATGGTGTGAGCAACGACCTGTTGGGCGATCCGCAGGGTTATGGGCGCATTGAGTATGCGTATCACCTCATGGCCAAGGAATGTGGCATCAACATGACCGAATGCCGCCTGCTGGAAGAAGGCGGCCGCGCGCATTTCATGACCAAACGGTTTGACCGCAGCGGACCGGAAAAACTACACATGCAAACGCTGTGCGGCATGGCACATTTCGATTACAACATGCCGAATGTGTATTCGTACGAACAGGCATTTCAGGTCATGCGGCAATTGCGGCTTCCGTATCCTGATGCGGAGGAACTGTTCCGCAGAATGGTATTCAACGTCATCTGTTTCAACTGCGATGACCACACGAAGAACATTTCCTTTCTGATGAACAAGCGCGGAGAATGGAAGCTCTCTCCTGCCTACGATGTCACTTATGCTTACAACCCCGATAACCGTTGGCTGAAACAGCACCAGCTTTCGGTAAATGGAAAACGTGAAAACATTTACAGGGCTGACCTGCTGAAAGTGGCCAGCGAAATGAACATCAAAAAGCCATTAGAAATCATTTCCGCTGTTCAAGAAGCGGCAAGTAAGTGGAACGAGTTCGCATCAACAGCTGGCATTCCTGAAACTCAGGCGGAGAGCATTGGGCGATTGATCAATTCCTGA
- a CDS encoding DUF192 domain-containing protein translates to MTHTKNRHSLILAAGLLFMAMVGCNNGADKGTGTDHSGADQTKVHQAGPQFKKEGELWLTHAEGDTIRQLDIEIADIESERTIGLMHRWSMPDTQGMLFIFEEEEPRSFWMHNTLMGLDIIFIREDGTIESIAKYCVPKSDKSIPSKGPSTYVLEVKEGFSDIYGLVPGDKISYVRTDGK, encoded by the coding sequence ATGACACACACAAAAAATAGACACTCCCTGATTCTGGCCGCAGGCCTACTTTTTATGGCAATGGTTGGGTGCAACAATGGAGCGGACAAAGGCACGGGTACAGATCACAGCGGAGCAGATCAAACAAAAGTTCACCAAGCAGGGCCTCAATTTAAGAAGGAGGGAGAACTTTGGCTGACGCATGCAGAAGGAGACACCATTCGTCAGTTGGACATCGAGATAGCAGACATTGAAAGTGAGCGCACCATTGGCCTGATGCACCGCTGGAGCATGCCCGACACGCAAGGAATGCTATTCATTTTTGAGGAAGAAGAACCACGTTCGTTCTGGATGCACAACACGCTTATGGGGCTGGACATCATTTTCATACGAGAGGATGGAACCATCGAAAGCATTGCTAAATACTGCGTGCCAAAATCTGACAAATCGATTCCGTCCAAAGGCCCCTCTACGTATGTTTTGGAAGTGAAAGAAGGCTTCAGCGACATTTATGGGTTGGTACCAGGCGATAAGATCTCATACGTCCGAACAGATGGAAAGTAG
- a CDS encoding HupE/UreJ family protein, protein MFPTYLQLGFEHITDLTGYDHMLFLLALCAAYVYSDWKKILVLVTAFTLGHSITLALAVLNIIPVNAAWVEFLIPVTIAATAAKNLLSFKVAPSFAESSSPFREPEKAQTAILDLTYLMALTFGLIHGMGFSNYLRSLLGDELLMPLFAFNVGLELGQLLVVALIFGLQFVLMNTIRVKPKHWNLIVSLTAGAISLLLAAQRIPF, encoded by the coding sequence ATGTTCCCAACCTACCTCCAACTCGGCTTTGAGCATATTACCGACCTGACCGGCTACGACCACATGCTGTTTCTGTTGGCGCTGTGTGCTGCTTATGTTTATTCCGATTGGAAGAAGATCCTGGTGCTTGTCACGGCTTTCACGCTCGGACATTCCATTACATTGGCGCTGGCGGTTTTGAACATCATTCCCGTCAATGCGGCCTGGGTCGAGTTCCTTATTCCAGTTACGATTGCAGCCACTGCGGCAAAGAACCTCCTCAGTTTTAAAGTGGCGCCCTCCTTTGCAGAAAGCAGTTCACCGTTCCGCGAGCCGGAAAAGGCACAAACCGCCATTTTGGATCTGACCTACCTGATGGCGTTGACGTTCGGTCTGATTCACGGTATGGGATTTTCCAATTACCTCCGTTCGCTTTTAGGCGATGAATTGCTGATGCCACTTTTCGCGTTTAACGTGGGTTTGGAATTAGGCCAGTTGCTGGTCGTTGCGCTCATTTTCGGGCTGCAATTTGTATTGATGAACACAATTCGCGTGAAGCCGAAGCATTGGAACCTCATCGTTTCCCTCACCGCAGGCGCCATTTCGTTACTTTTGGCCGCCCAAAGAATTCCGTTCTGA
- a CDS encoding prolyl oligopeptidase family serine peptidase, with protein sequence MTNVVSGCSEQNQEANKAMKPPIAAIEPYEMTIHGHTRVDNYFWLRERENPEVINYLEEENAYTEHELADTKQFQDDLYKEMRSRIKEDDESVPYMDNGYYYYTRYEGGREYRIHCRKKGSLDAPEEVFLDENELAEGHDYFSLGRIEISDDNKIAAFGIDTVSRRLYTIHFKNLDTGEMYYETIANCAGGGAWAKDNKTFFYIGKDTETLRTNRILRHELGADVREDFEVYLEKDETFTCYAWRTKSKDYIFIGSFQTVSSEYRMLDANNPTGEFTVIQARERDHEYNVSHFGDKFYIVTNWNAKNFRLMETPVSKPGKENWKEVIAHRPETLLENIEIFRNYLVVAERTAGLPQLRIIDQKTGSEHYLDFGEEAYTSYIGTNMDFDIEVLRYGYSSLTTPWSTLDYNMRTQEKTLLKEQEVLGDFDRNNYQTERVMVTAGDGTQVPMSIVYRKGLKKDGVNPTLLYAYGSYGATMDPYFSSIRLSLLDRGFVYALAHIRGGQDLGRQWYEDGKLLKKKNTFTDFINCGEFLIEKGYTTKDDLFAMGGSAGGLLMGAVVNMRPDLWKGVVAQVPFVDVITTMLDESIPLTTGEYDEWGNPNEKEYYDYILSYSPYDNVKGQDYPNMLVTTGLHDSQVQYWEPAKWVAKLRDKKTDNNVLLLHTNMEAGHGGASGRFESLKETAMEYAFMFKLVGIKE encoded by the coding sequence ATGACAAACGTTGTTTCGGGTTGTAGCGAACAGAATCAGGAAGCAAATAAGGCGATGAAACCACCAATTGCGGCCATCGAGCCATATGAAATGACCATTCATGGTCACACACGCGTTGACAATTATTTCTGGCTGAGAGAGCGCGAAAACCCAGAAGTGATCAACTATCTGGAAGAGGAGAACGCCTACACGGAACACGAACTGGCAGACACCAAGCAGTTTCAGGATGACCTGTACAAGGAAATGAGAAGCCGCATCAAAGAAGATGACGAAAGCGTGCCGTACATGGACAACGGATACTACTATTACACGCGCTACGAGGGAGGGAGGGAGTATAGGATACATTGCAGAAAAAAAGGCTCGTTGGATGCGCCCGAGGAAGTGTTCCTTGATGAGAATGAATTGGCCGAAGGACACGACTATTTCTCTTTGGGGAGAATTGAAATAAGTGATGACAACAAGATCGCTGCGTTCGGAATCGACACGGTAAGTAGGAGGCTTTATACCATTCATTTCAAAAATCTGGACACGGGAGAAATGTACTACGAGACCATTGCCAATTGCGCTGGTGGAGGAGCTTGGGCCAAGGACAACAAGACCTTTTTCTATATTGGAAAAGACACCGAGACACTAAGAACAAACCGAATTCTTCGTCACGAATTGGGCGCAGATGTGCGCGAAGATTTTGAGGTTTATTTAGAGAAGGATGAGACCTTTACCTGCTATGCGTGGCGTACCAAAAGCAAGGATTACATCTTCATTGGCTCGTTTCAAACGGTGTCTTCAGAATATCGAATGCTTGATGCAAACAACCCAACGGGTGAATTCACGGTCATACAGGCGCGCGAAAGAGATCACGAGTACAACGTCTCCCATTTCGGAGACAAGTTCTATATCGTTACAAACTGGAACGCGAAGAATTTTCGGTTGATGGAGACTCCAGTTTCAAAACCAGGGAAGGAAAACTGGAAAGAGGTTATTGCGCATCGTCCAGAGACTCTGCTTGAAAACATCGAAATATTCAGAAATTATCTGGTGGTGGCAGAGCGAACGGCTGGACTGCCACAGCTGCGAATCATCGACCAGAAAACGGGTTCGGAGCATTACTTGGATTTTGGCGAGGAAGCCTACACGAGCTACATAGGCACCAACATGGATTTCGACATCGAGGTTCTTCGCTACGGTTATTCTTCGCTCACCACGCCTTGGTCAACGCTTGATTACAACATGCGAACGCAAGAGAAAACCCTACTGAAAGAACAGGAAGTGTTAGGTGATTTCGACAGGAACAATTATCAGACCGAGCGCGTGATGGTGACGGCAGGCGATGGAACGCAGGTTCCGATGTCAATCGTTTACAGGAAGGGCCTGAAAAAGGACGGGGTCAACCCAACATTGCTGTATGCGTACGGTTCCTACGGGGCAACCATGGACCCCTATTTCAGTTCAATACGGCTGAGTTTATTGGACCGTGGCTTCGTTTACGCCTTGGCGCATATCCGTGGAGGTCAGGATCTTGGAAGGCAATGGTACGAGGACGGAAAACTGCTTAAGAAGAAGAACACATTCACGGATTTCATCAATTGTGGAGAATTCCTCATCGAGAAAGGTTACACCACCAAAGATGATTTATTTGCCATGGGAGGGTCTGCTGGAGGGCTGCTGATGGGAGCGGTCGTCAACATGCGACCCGATCTTTGGAAGGGCGTGGTCGCTCAGGTTCCGTTTGTCGATGTGATAACGACCATGCTGGACGAGAGCATTCCGCTTACAACGGGCGAATATGACGAATGGGGAAACCCGAACGAAAAAGAATACTACGACTACATATTGAGCTACTCACCATACGATAACGTGAAGGGGCAGGATTATCCGAACATGCTGGTGACAACTGGTCTGCACGATAGTCAGGTTCAGTATTGGGAACCCGCCAAATGGGTGGCCAAGCTGAGGGACAAGAAAACGGACAATAACGTTCTATTGCTTCACACCAACATGGAGGCGGGACACGGAGGCGCCAGCGGTCGCTTCGAAAGTTTGAAGGAAACGGCCATGGAATACGCGTTCATGTTCAAACTTGTTGGAATAAAAGAATGA
- a CDS encoding M1 family peptidase, producing MQRLGTTAFLILFSFGAMAQHGYWQQHVSYQMEVDMDAAKHQFSGKQKLVYTNNSPDTLTKVFYHLYFNAFQPGSMMDIRSRTIPDPDPRVGDRISKLKPDEIGYHQIDKFTQDGKPLEYHIQGTVVEVKLSEPILPGGKSEFLMDFHSQVPLQVRRSGRDNAQGIDYSMTQWYPKMAEYDYEGWHSDPYVGREFYGVWGDFDVKISIDKKYTVGGTGYLQNPNEIGHGYAVSDADVKEPLGEKLTWHFVAPQVHDIAWAADPDYIHDTKQVPDGPLLHFFYQPDTVRNWTRLENDFVAAFGIMNEKFGKYPYKQFSVIQGGDGGMEYPMATLIAPGTTYGGLLSVTVHEAFHNWYYGVLATNEAKYPWMDEGFTSYAQDHVLNALSPKPVENPHANDIKAMADLYANGLQEPLTTHADHFQTNYCYSISSYVKGSIFLMQLEYIVGKEAFWKGMKRYFNEWKFKHPNPNDFIRVMEKTSGLELNWFLDLWVGTTQTIDYSIEELDKEKKGRTEIVLKRNGPFPMPLDIKIVDKEGNESWYYIPLGLMRGEKPADEGQENRTVLPDWEWTNPTYSFEVDLKKRKIESIVIDPSGRLADLNNTNGIYPFPKERK from the coding sequence ATGCAAAGACTCGGAACAACGGCATTTTTAATCCTGTTTTCATTTGGGGCAATGGCTCAACACGGCTATTGGCAACAGCACGTTTCCTATCAGATGGAAGTTGACATGGATGCGGCCAAACATCAATTTTCAGGGAAACAGAAGTTGGTTTATACGAACAATTCCCCTGACACACTCACCAAGGTTTTCTACCATCTGTATTTCAACGCGTTTCAGCCCGGAAGCATGATGGACATCCGTTCGAGAACGATTCCTGACCCGGATCCGCGCGTGGGAGATAGAATCTCAAAGTTGAAACCGGATGAGATCGGTTATCACCAGATTGACAAATTCACACAGGACGGAAAGCCGTTGGAATATCATATTCAGGGAACGGTGGTTGAGGTAAAACTGTCAGAACCGATTCTTCCTGGTGGGAAGTCAGAGTTCTTGATGGATTTCCATTCGCAAGTTCCGTTGCAGGTGCGCAGAAGCGGAAGAGATAACGCGCAAGGCATTGATTATTCCATGACGCAGTGGTACCCGAAAATGGCCGAATATGATTACGAAGGATGGCACTCCGACCCGTATGTTGGCCGAGAGTTCTATGGTGTTTGGGGCGACTTTGATGTGAAGATCTCCATCGATAAGAAGTATACGGTCGGAGGAACAGGCTATCTGCAAAACCCCAATGAGATTGGACATGGATACGCAGTTTCCGATGCGGATGTCAAAGAACCATTGGGAGAGAAACTCACGTGGCATTTTGTGGCACCACAGGTCCACGACATCGCTTGGGCGGCAGATCCCGATTACATCCACGACACCAAGCAGGTTCCAGATGGACCGCTTCTGCACTTTTTCTATCAGCCAGATACGGTTAGAAACTGGACGCGCTTGGAGAATGATTTCGTTGCCGCATTCGGCATTATGAACGAGAAATTCGGCAAATACCCATACAAGCAGTTTTCGGTCATTCAGGGTGGAGATGGCGGCATGGAATACCCCATGGCCACGCTTATCGCCCCCGGAACCACGTATGGTGGCCTTTTGAGTGTGACGGTTCACGAGGCGTTTCATAATTGGTATTACGGTGTGCTTGCCACCAATGAGGCCAAGTATCCATGGATGGATGAAGGGTTTACCTCTTACGCACAGGATCATGTGCTGAATGCGCTTTCTCCGAAACCCGTGGAGAATCCTCATGCCAACGACATTAAGGCCATGGCCGATCTGTATGCAAATGGTCTACAGGAACCGCTCACCACGCATGCAGACCATTTTCAGACCAATTACTGTTACAGCATTTCGTCTTACGTGAAAGGCTCTATCTTTTTGATGCAGCTGGAATACATCGTTGGCAAAGAGGCGTTCTGGAAAGGCATGAAACGTTATTTCAATGAATGGAAATTCAAGCATCCGAACCCGAACGATTTCATTCGAGTAATGGAAAAAACATCTGGCCTGGAACTGAACTGGTTCTTGGACCTTTGGGTCGGCACAACTCAGACCATTGATTACAGCATTGAGGAACTAGACAAGGAGAAAAAAGGTCGAACGGAAATTGTTCTAAAGCGCAATGGGCCATTTCCGATGCCGCTGGACATAAAGATCGTTGACAAGGAGGGCAATGAAAGTTGGTACTACATTCCCTTAGGGCTGATGCGAGGTGAAAAACCCGCAGACGAAGGCCAGGAGAACCGAACCGTTCTGCCCGATTGGGAATGGACCAATCCAACGTATAGTTTTGAGGTCGATTTGAAGAAACGAAAGATCGAGTCGATTGTGATTGACCCTTCGGGGCGTTTGGCCGATCTGAACAACACTAACGGAATTTATCCTTTTCCGAAAGAGAGAAAATGA
- a CDS encoding glycosyltransferase, whose protein sequence is MPKISVIIPCYFNEGNIPVTTAALIENENRFPEDVEFEYVMVDDASGDGTLGKLLEFKKKDPQRITVLKLRSNVGSYGAIIAGLQHTEGDCIVVMAADLQDPPETIISMYTQWTKGYKVVVGKKLVSVRAMASSPLPWIFHHLMKRIIPTLPSGGFDFCLFDQTLKRQLQKQAQHGINNLYLLLSPGREFREVSFTKSSRQIGESMWTMGRKVSLATRTLLFFASRRVSVLHYLWKTCLAKGSQPLFVIEKIF, encoded by the coding sequence ATGCCTAAAATCTCGGTAATCATTCCATGCTATTTCAACGAGGGAAACATTCCAGTAACTACAGCGGCTTTGATTGAAAACGAGAATCGTTTTCCAGAGGATGTTGAGTTCGAGTATGTGATGGTGGATGACGCATCAGGCGATGGCACTCTCGGTAAGTTGCTCGAATTCAAGAAGAAAGACCCGCAAAGAATAACGGTACTTAAACTTAGGTCAAATGTCGGCTCGTACGGAGCAATCATTGCGGGACTTCAGCATACAGAAGGCGATTGTATTGTTGTTATGGCGGCCGATCTTCAAGACCCGCCAGAAACCATCATCTCAATGTATACGCAATGGACAAAAGGGTATAAGGTGGTTGTCGGAAAAAAGCTGGTTTCTGTGAGGGCGATGGCATCAAGTCCATTGCCTTGGATATTTCATCATCTCATGAAAAGAATTATTCCCACACTTCCGAGCGGAGGATTCGATTTCTGCTTATTCGACCAGACCCTAAAGCGGCAGCTACAAAAACAGGCGCAACATGGAATAAATAACCTCTATCTTTTACTATCCCCTGGACGCGAGTTCAGGGAAGTTTCCTTTACAAAGAGCAGCCGGCAGATTGGGGAGTCTATGTGGACAATGGGGCGAAAGGTGAGTCTGGCAACCAGAACCCTGCTTTTCTTTGCATCGCGTAGAGTATCGGTCCTCCATTATTTGTGGAAGACATGCTTGGCTAAAGGTTCGCAGCCACTGTTCGTTATCGAAAAGATATTTTAG